The following are from one region of the Nicotiana tomentosiformis chromosome 7, ASM39032v3, whole genome shotgun sequence genome:
- the LOC104120851 gene encoding probable transcription factor At5g61620, whose amino-acid sequence MAWNCTLCGGIGHNQRTCSEKGKSIKLFGVKISTTTSKKDSANYGRKIKKAIPWTEDEHRLFLKGLEIHGKSNWAKISKDFLPNRTHIQIASHAQKYFMRLAAASDERKNRKKPSIFDVHLEEIIISERETRNVSEHTIQEHAQETGGNIPTSQVPCQRAIVPLEIIQEHAQDHQEPTAISSERNHSNNFFIIPCFVPVSTWLNLPVFHSFAIN is encoded by the coding sequence ATGGCCTGGAACTGCACGTTGTGTGGTGGCATTGGGCATAACCAAAGAACATGTAGTGAGAAAGGCAAGAGCATCAAATTGTTCGGCGTGAAGATCTCTACTACTACATCTAAAAAAGATTCAGCCAactatggaagaaaaatcaagaaagcAATTCCATGGACTGAAGATGAACACAGATTATTCTTGAAGGGGTTGGAGATTCATGGGAAAAGCAATTGGGCAAAGATTAGTAAAGATTTCTTGCCTAATAGAACACATATTCAAATTGCTAGCCATGCTCAGAAGTATTTTATGAGATTGGCTGCTGCTTCCGATGAGAGAAAAAATCGTAAGAAGCCAAGTATTTTCGACGTTCATCTTGAAGAAATAATTATTTCAGAAAGAGAGACTCGTAATGTTTCTGAACATACAATTCAAGAACATGCCCAAGAAACTGGTggaaatattccaacaagtcaaGTTCCATGTCAACGTGCCATTGTTCCATTGGAGATTATTCAAGAACATGCTCAAGATCACCAAGAACCTACTGCAATTAGCTCGGAGAGAAATCATAGTAATAATTTCTTCATTATTCCATGTTTTGTGCCCGTGTCCACATGGTTGAATTTACCTGTATTCCATAGTTTTGCAATTAACTAA
- the LOC104120850 gene encoding uncharacterized protein: MRKKSKVDVQEKAQAKPTSYTGSRKQNLMAPTEATNEANSYTFLGHKNVKRRKNINPYYNGDRNMLMYRNSFYVQGREQVMIRDNLMIENKESVTDAANYSKSSKGSGIKNSFKQMMMRIINRGKPAKEEGRVYSVFEKALTEKDVQGMLLIPAKFARYFPSFDKTISRTNGHTRRDVELQFFDPGGTFWEIKWVKDRSQYFFSGKWKDIVAEHELKSGDVIIIELSHDKHFPIRFKKQRNILVWEQQVVKESESTH; this comes from the exons ATGAGGAAGAAGAGCAAAGTAGATGTTCAAGAAAAAGCACAAGCAAAACCAACTTCATATACTGGTTCAAGAAAGCAGAATCTGATGGCTCCAACAGAAGCCACAAACGAAGCAAATTCATATACATTTCTAGGTCACAAGAACGTGAAAAGGCGGAAGAATATTAATCCATATTATAATGGAGATCGAAATATGTTGATGTATAGGAATTCTTTCTATGTACAAGGTCGTGAACAAGTGATGATCAGAGATAATCTCATGATTGAAAATAAAGAGTCTGTCACTGATGCTGCAAATTACTCAAAATCAAGTAAGGGGAGTGGAATCAAGAATTCATTTAAACAGATGATGATGCGTATTATCAATCG AGGCAAACCAGCTAAGGAAGAAGGGCGAGTTTATAGTGTGTTTGAGAAAGCATTAACAGAGAAAGATGTTCAAGGCATGTTGCTGATTCCAGCGAAATTTGCACGCTATTTCCCTTCTTTTGATAAGACCATAAGTAGAACTAATGGACATACAAGGAGGGACGTAGAGTTACAATTTTTTGATCCTGGAGGCACATTTTGGGAGATCAAATGGGTTAAGGATCGTTCACAGTATTTTTTCAGTGGAAAATGGAAGGACATTGTTGCTGAACATGAGTTGAAATCAGGGGATGTTATTATCATTGAGCTTTCACATGACAAGCACTTTCCTATCAGATTTAAGAAGCAGAGAAACATTTTAGTGTGGGAACAACAAGTAGTCAAGGAGTCGGAGTCTACACATTAA
- the LOC108942846 gene encoding cleavage and polyadenylation specificity factor subunit 3-I-like produces MASTGQPQSSLKRPSPAFNREGDKLMITPLGSGNEVGRSCVYMSFKGKTVLFDCGIRPAYSGMAALPYFDEIDPSTIDVLLITQLSTSIRLWK; encoded by the exons ATGGCGTCTACTGGACAACCACAGTCATCTTTGAAGAGACCTAGTCCTGCATTTAACAGAGAAGGAGATAAACTCATGATCACTCCTTTAGGGTCTGGGAATGAAGTGGGACGGTCATGTGTTTACATGTCTTTCAAAGGAAAAACAGTCTTG TTTGACTGTGGCATTCGTCCAGCTTACTCAGGCATGGCTGCTTTGCCGTATTTTGATGAAATTGATCCTTCAACTATTGATGTTCTTCTCATTACCCA GTTGTCGACTTCCATCAGACTATGGAAGTAA
- the LOC117273546 gene encoding cleavage and polyadenylation specificity factor subunit 3-I-like: MAIMSFYLDHAASLPYFLEKTTFKGRVFMTHATKAMYKLLLSDYVKVSNASVEDMLFDEHDILRSMDKIEVRFQHPMIDLQAVTD; the protein is encoded by the exons ATGGCAATTATGAG TTTTTACTTAGATCATGCTGCCTCCCTCCCTTATTTCCTTGAAAAG ACTACATTTAAAGGGCGCGTATTTATGACTCATGCAACAAAGGCCATGTACAAGTTGCTTTTGTCAGACTATGTTAAAGTGAGCAATGCCTCGGTTGAAGATATGTTGTTTGATGAACATGACATTCTTCGCTCCATGGACAAAATTGAGGTTCGTTTTCAACATCCCATGATTGATCTCCAAGCAGTGACTGATTAG